The Equus quagga isolate Etosha38 chromosome 10, UCLA_HA_Equagga_1.0, whole genome shotgun sequence genome includes a region encoding these proteins:
- the LOC124245328 gene encoding DDB1- and CUL4-associated factor 12-like protein 2, producing MAPQQTGSRKRKAPAVEAGAASSSSQGSAAAGGEGPLLLKKQRGPATRRSLVPYLKGREVGARGRAGLLGFEGELRGYAVQKLPELLRERELALGTLNKVFASQWLNARQVVCGTKCNTLFVVDVQSGQITRIPLMRDREPGPARAQPSCGIHAIELNPSKTLLATGGENPNSLAVYQLPTLDPVCLGDRHGHKDWIFAIAWMSDTVAVSGSRDGTVALWRMDPDIFNGSIAWHNDAGLPVYAHIRPRDLETIPRASTNPSNRKVRALAFSGKNQELGAVSLDGYFHLWKARSTLSRLLSIRLPYCRENVCLTYCDELSLYAVGSQSHVSFLDPRQRQQNIRPLCSREGGTGVRSLSFYQHIVTVGTGHGSLLFYDVRAQKFLEEKALASPDSSPGPAARKLKLTCGRGWLNHDDLWVNYFGGVGEFPNALYTHCYNWPEMKLFVAGGPLPSGLHGNYAGLWS from the coding sequence ATGGCCCCGCAGCAAACAGGTAGCAGGAAGCGGAAAGCACCGGCGGTCGAGGCGGGCGCCGCGAGCTCGTCGTCGCAGGGCTCGGCGGCGGCGGGCGGAGAGGGACCGCTGCTGCTCAAGAAGCAGAGGGGGCCGGCGACGCGGCGCTCGCTGGTGCCCTACCTGAAGGGCCGCGAGGTGGGCGCGCGGGGCCGCGCCGGGCTCCTGGGCTTCGAGGGCGAGCTGCGCGGCTACGCGGTGCAGAAGCTGCCCGAGCTGCTACGGGAGCGCGAGCTGGCCCTGGGCACCCTCAACAAGGTGTTCGCGTCGCAGTGGCTGAACGCCAGGCAGGTGGTGTGCGGCACCAAGTGCAACACGCTCTTCGTGGTGGACGTGCAGTCGGGCCAGATCACGCGCATCCCCCTCATGCGGGACCGGGAACCCGGGCCGGCTCGGGCCCAGCCGAGCTGCGGCATCCACGCCATCGAGTTGAATCCCTCCAAGACGCTTCTGGCCACGGGGGGCGAGAACCCCAACAGTCTGGCTGTCTACCAGCTGCCCACCCTGGACCCCGTGTGCCTGGGCGACCGCCACGGTCACAAGGACTGGATCTTCGCCATCGCCTGGATGAGTGACACAGTGGCTGTGAGCGGCTCCCGCGATGGCACCGTGGCTCTGTGGCGGATGGACCCCGACATATTCAATGGCAGCATCGCCTGGCACAATGACGCGGGGCTCCCCGTGTACGCCCACATCCGTCCAAGGGACTTGGAGACCATCCCCAGGGCCAGCACCAACCCCAGTAACCGCAAGGTACGGGCCCTGGCCTTCAGTGGCAAGAACCAGGAGCTGGGAGCGGTGTCCCTGGACGGCTACTTCCACCTGTGGAAAGCCCGGAGCACCCTGTCCAGGCTGCTGTCCATCAGGCTGCCCTACTGCCGAGAGAACGTGTGCCTAACCTACTGCGACGAGTTGTCCCTGTACGCGGTGGGCTCCCAGTCCCACGTCTCCTTCCTGGATCCGCGCCAGCGCCAGCAGAACATCCGACCCCTGTGCTCTCGAGAGGGCGGCACGGGCGTGCGCTCGCTGAGCTTCTACCAGCACATCGTCACCGTGGGCACGGGCCACGGCTCCCTGCTCTTCTATGACGTCAGAGCCCAGAAGTTCCTGGAGGAGAAGGCCTTGGCCAGCCCGGACTCCTCTCCCGGGCCCGCAGCGAGGAAGCTCAAGCTCACCTGTGGCAGAGGCTGGCTCAACCACGATGACCTGTGGGTGAACTACTTTGGCGGCGTAGGCGAGTTCCCCAACGCGCTCTACACCCACTGCTACAACTGGCCTGAGATGAAGCTCTTCGTGGCTGGGGGCCCTCTCCCTTCAGGCCTCCATGGGAACTACGCAGGCCTCTGGAGCTAA